From a region of the Motacilla alba alba isolate MOTALB_02 chromosome 25, Motacilla_alba_V1.0_pri, whole genome shotgun sequence genome:
- the LOC119711495 gene encoding uncharacterized protein LOC119711495 isoform X2 codes for MPPRIHSAHWDPLHSASIPLFPFLCQPSLLGPQSLLCPPAGVPPSAVSLWAQPPGGQVALGDRLVLSCTVAAGTGPLSFFWHQDGSMAQLSTGPHLELSHVGNNDSGQYRCRVSEGDSVAESDPLNVTVLDSRKHQERPPPQIPWPPKRRDRCCTPTSWSPRGQGRPPVPPPSRIPR; via the exons ATGCCTCCCAGGATCCATTCAGCTCATTGGGATCCTCTCCACTCCGCTTCAATCCCCCTCTTTCCATTCCTGTGTCAGCCATCCCTCCTGGGTCCCCAATCCCTCCTGTGTCCCCCTGCAGGGGTTCCACCCTCGGCGGTGTCCCTGTGGGCGCAGCCCCCTGGGGGacaggtggcacttggggatcgcctggtgctgagctgcacagTGGCTGCGGGGACAGGTCCTCTGTCCTTCTTCTGGCACCAGGATGGCTCGATGGCACAGCTGAGCACTGGCCCCCACCTGGAGCTGAGCCACGTTGGGAACAATGACAGCGGCCAGTACCGGTGCCGGGTCAGTGAAGGGGACAGCGTGGCCGAGAGTGACCCCCTGAATGTCACCGTCCTGG ATTCCAGGAAGCATCAGGAAAG GCCCCCCCCCCAGATTCCCTGGCCCCCCAAGAGGAGGGACAGGTGCTGTACACCCACGTCGTGGTCACCAAGAGGGCAGGGG CGTCCCCCCGTGCCACCACCCTCCAGGATCCCCAGGTGA